In the genome of Vanessa cardui chromosome 11, ilVanCard2.1, whole genome shotgun sequence, the window atgtatagtacatataaataaagttacagCTACGGTAATAAATAGATTACATATAAAGCTTAAAATCAATGTAATTATTGtgcacttataaatatttatctacgaACTATTTCGCAAAATTAGGGCGGAAATACTTGaataattctgaaaatattAACACGATGATcgtaatatactttaaaatttgaaaGCATGGAACAGTAGTAATAATGGTATTCCCCGATTTAGTCCCGATTATTccgatcaaattaaaaaatgagcAGCTTATGACACGAGTAGGTGGCAGagatatagaataaaataataaaattaattttacgagGGGAATATGAGATATGAGATCCTTAAATGCTTCTCCTTACCTCTACACTCCATAACCGATACATAAATTTGACACATGACAATGACAATTCCTTGTTTATCTTTATAACAATTAACGAAGGTCGAAGTGTATAAATCTTTGGTATTTACAATACTTTTGAtatcaaagttttatttttattatattgataagattcattaaatttaagtcAAGTACATTATTTAAGTACTTGTCCCAACGatcattattaactaaataatgattttaaccTCTATGTTAAACTAAGCAATATGAAGTTTCTTATGCACTTACGTAAATATACACAGTTTCCTCCTAGACGAAGAGTGGTTGTTACAGGTGTTGGAGTAGTATCACCTTTAGGGACAGGATCTGAGCTAGCTTGGAATAATCTCTTAAAAGGACACTGTGGTATAATATCACTTAAAAATGAGGAATACTCAAAACTACCTAGCAGAGTAGCGGCTGTTATACCTATAGAGAGCGATAATGAAATAGCAAAAGCCATGtctaaatctaatttaaaattgatggcCCCAGCAACCTGTATAGCCCTAGTTGCAACTGCCGAAGCTCTTACAGATGCCAATTGGATTCCAAAGTCTGATGAAGAGAAAGAAGTAACAGGAGTAGCACTTGGTATGGGAATGATTGATCTCAAAGATGTCTGTGAAACAAATAATGCTTTGAAATTAGGTTACAATAAAGTCAGCCCATTTTTTGTACCTAGAATATTACCTAATATGGCAGCAGGTCATATTAGCATAAGGTATGGCTTTCGGGGTCCCAATCACGCAGTGTCTACAGCTTGTGCCACTGGAGCACATTCTATAGGTGATGCATTCAGGTTCATAAGAAATGGTGATGCAGATGTTATGGTCTGTGGAGGAGCAGAATCTTGTATAAGCCCTCTAGCTATTGCTGGATTTTGTCGATTAAGAGCTTTAAGCACTTCTTTCAATGATATTCCTGAAAAGGCTTCAAGACCATTTGATAAACTTAGAGATGGTTTTGTAATGGGCGAAGGAGCGGCTGTTGTTGTCCTAGAGGAATATGAGCATGCTTTGAGGAGAAATGCCAAGATGTATGCAGAATTATTAGGTTATGGTCTTTCTGGGGATGCTTCCCATATTACTTCTCCAAGAGAAGATGGCAGTGGTGCTATATTATCCATGAGTAGAGCTTTGCGTGACAGTAACCTaagtaataatgaaatatcatatattaatgCACATGCCACATCA includes:
- the LOC124533413 gene encoding 3-oxoacyl-[acyl-carrier-protein] synthase, mitochondrial, whose product is MKFLMHLRKYTQFPPRRRVVVTGVGVVSPLGTGSELAWNNLLKGHCGIISLKNEEYSKLPSRVAAVIPIESDNEIAKAMSKSNLKLMAPATCIALVATAEALTDANWIPKSDEEKEVTGVALGMGMIDLKDVCETNNALKLGYNKVSPFFVPRILPNMAAGHISIRYGFRGPNHAVSTACATGAHSIGDAFRFIRNGDADVMVCGGAESCISPLAIAGFCRLRALSTSFNDIPEKASRPFDKLRDGFVMGEGAAVVVLEEYEHALRRNAKMYAELLGYGLSGDASHITSPREDGSGAILSMSRALRDSNLSNNEISYINAHATSTPVGDGIESTAIRTLFKENVKNMMVSSTKGAHGHLLGAAGNLEAVWTILACYHGVVPPTINLDEPIDDLNYVANVPQKWNKERRIALKNSFGFGGTNATLCISSI